The Toxoplasma gondii ME49 chromosome XII, whole genome shotgun sequence genome includes a region encoding these proteins:
- the SRS59B gene encoding SAG-related sequence SRS59B (encoded by transcript TGME49_251958~Gene product name based on ToxoDB Community Expert Annotation.~Signal peptide predicted by SignalP 2.0 HMM (probability 0.981) with cleavage site probability 0.242 at residue 28~Predicted trans-membrane domain (TMHMM2.0):6-29), translating to MKGQRTLKSISVFFVFCLGLASAIVSSAASGNDGGGGRIGDIAGALRGTAPETVTVPENQVCSSWAGVNINLTQEKTEALFRCGENTTLAPLQIPEPKIYVDENWKKPTTLKTAVPGAKWDKVSEEEPIYRLTLPLHREKKETLYYRCKSAGLIVVEIVLVWIIIQLDALDKEQKDKIKEVLNQIKEFVTKVKAALATVIAKIREAIQRIKDQIKNAVEQLLEVQGVKEFLQKVFEELKKYQEEIQQAITQLVEKIREKLEPIKQAIETVVEKIRSRVTEIVEQITNKTGKTCKVTIEAEPEPLATTDDSTKICSATNNAVYIKISQSETEAVFKCGDNRTTVEPQQNEEKPQFCKSADCKETAELEKTFPGAYWDERNKKANIYRLVIPTVSRKDTRMYYKCKGASDSADPCTVLISVKSTETDDDEEEDVQECTVGTEKKVTLSPTDTVKFKCNLGTVVHPPFSSGSPKVFDDSDGSCSAQASLTSLVDASLTEDSSHDKYTMYTMNLNARPAETKNLCLQCSSGKQNCKVRIHVPGTDSTSSGPGSLSGFLSSVAGLVVCAGFFLVY from the coding sequence ATGAAGGGGCAGAGAACACTGAAATCgatttctgtctttttcgtgTTTTGCCTGGGCTTGGCCTCTGCGATTGTATCGAGTGCTGCCTCAGGCAATGATGGGGGCGGAGGTAGGATAGGAGATATCGCTGGCGCTTTGCGAGGGACGGCTCCGGAGACCGTCACGGTTCCGGAGAATCAAGTGTGTTCATCCTGGGCAGGTGTTAACATCAATCTTACccaggagaaaacagaggctcTTTTTCGGTGTGGCGAGAACACAACCCTTGCTCCTTTGCAAATTCCCGAACCCAAGATTTACGTGGATGAAAACTGGAAGAAACCGACCACCCTGAAAACCGCTGTGCCAGGTGCCAAGTGGGACAAGGTTTCTGAGGAGGAGCCTATTTACAGGCTTACACTTCCGCTCCaccgcgagaaaaaggaaactctTTATTATCGGTGCAAATCAGCGGGCCTGATCGTCGTCGAGATTGTCCTGGTATGGATCATTATACAACTTGATGCCCTAGAcaaagagcagaaggacaAAATCAAGGAAGTCCTCAACCAAATCAAAGAATTTGTCACGAAGGTAAAGGCGGCGCTGGCCACAGTCATCGCTAAAATCAGAGAGGCGATACAACGCATAAAGGATCAGATCAAAAATGCCGTCGAACAGCTTCTGGAAGTACAAGGCGTAAAGGAGTTCCTCCAGAAAGTCTTCGAGGAACTCAAAAAATATCAGGAAGAGATACAGCAGGCAATCACCCAACTTGTCGAGAAAATTCGGGAAAAGTTAGAACCGATAAAGCAGGCAATCGAAACAGTTGTAGAGAAAATTAGGTCGCGGGTAACAGAGATAGTGGAGCAAATCACCAACAAGACTGGAAAGACTTGTAAAGTCACAATCGAGGCCGAACCAGAGCCCCTGGCGACGACCGACGATTCCACTAAAATATGCTCAGCAACCAACAATGCCGTCTACATCAAAATTAGCCAGTCTGAAACCGAAGCTGTATTTAAATGTGGTGACAACCGCACTACCGTGGAGCCACAGCAAAATGAAGAGAAGCCACAATTCTGTAAGTCGGCAGACTGCAAAGAGACTGCAGAACTTGAAAAAACGTTCCCAGGGGCGTACTgggacgagagaaacaaaaaagCAAATATATACAGACTGGTCATTCCTACCGTGAGCAGAAAAGACACTCGGATGTATTATAAATGTAAAGGCGCTTCGGATTCCGCCGACCCATGCACAGTACTGATAAGCGTTAAATCTACAGAGACTGATGATgatgaggaagaggacgtgCAGGAGTGCACGGTGGGcaccgagaagaaagtcaCACTGTCCCCCACCGATACCGTGAAATTCAAGTGCAATCTCGGAACAGTTGTGCACCCTCCGTTCTCGTCGGGGTCTCCGAAAGTCTTTGACGACTCCGATGGCTCCTGCAGTGCACAGGCTAGCCTGACGTCTCTGGTAGATGCCTCGCTCACGGAAGACAGTTCACATGACAAGTACACAATGTATACCATGAACCTGAACGCACGCCCAGCTGAGACGAAGAATCTCTGTCTCCAATGTTCCTCTGGAAAGCAGAACTGCAAAGTGCGCATCCATGTACCCGGCACCGATAGCACCAGTTCAGGACCTGGGAGCTTGTCTGGGTTCCTGAGCTCTGTTGCCGGCCTTGTAGTCTGTGCGGGATTTTTTCTCGTCTATTGA
- the SRS59K gene encoding SAG-related sequence SRS59K (encoded by transcript TGME49_251962~Gene product name based on ToxoDB Community Expert Annotation.~Signal peptide predicted by SignalP 2.0 HMM (probability 0.971) with cleavage site probability 0.698 at residue 29~Predicted trans-membrane domain (TMHMM2.0):11-31:551-574), producing MKRQRPLKTISVFFVFCLGLASAPSSIVASVNDSGGSELGDLAGALRGRQSGREAVDGPEINVCSSWAGISINLTQDQTEARFQCGPKTVLAPLQNPDEKVYLEEDCRSATLLKDAVPGAEWAAIDETKGAYKLTLPPHRKKAETLYYRCKSEALIVAEISLIWFIKQYHEASEEARKKILETLSRYYDLVRVITLVIAGIIERKVKIIKAIKALLQLANQTVHDLLEREEVVQAIEDLYNYIKQHIPEIDKHLKAIVEAIKGLVDYVKNLISQKLAERWELITELLKNVADATGVTCKVKIVAKEEPLAGDPGNEKTCSDAKHPVYIKLGKGEREAVFKCGDGLTTLEPSQNTDKPKFCESIDCNDTAELETTFPGAYWDERNKKANIYRLVIPTVSRKDTRMYYKCKGTSDSADPCTVLINVKSTETDDDEEEDVQECTVGTEKKVTLSPTDTVKFKCNLGTVVHPPFSSGSPKVFDDSDGSCSAQASLTSLVDASLTEDSSHGKYTMYTMNLNARPAETKNLCLQCSSGKQNCKMRIHVPGTDSTSSGPGSLSGFLSSVVGLVVCAGFFLVY from the coding sequence ATGAAGAGACAACGACCACTGAAGACaatttctgtcttctttgtgtTTTGCCTGGGCTTGGCCTCTGCGCCTTCATCGATTGTTGCCTCAGTTAATGATTCAGGCGGCAGTGAGCTAGGAGACCTGGCTGGTGCACTGCGGGGGAGGCAATCTGGTAGAGAGGCCGTCGACGGGCCGGAAATCAACGTATGCTCATCCTGGGCAGGCATTAGCATCAATCTTACCCAGGACCAAACAGAGGCTCGTTTTCAATGTGGTCCGAAGACGGTACTGGCTCCTCTACAAAATCCTGATGAGAAGGTTTACCTGGAAGAGGACTGCAGGTCAGCAACTCTCCTAAAAGACGCGGTGCCAGGTGCCGAGTGGGCAGCGATTGACGAAACGAAGGGCGCCTACAAGCTTACACTTCCGCCTCACCGCAAGAAAGCGGAAACACTCTATTATCGATGTAAATCGGAGGCCTTGATTGTGGCGGAGATCAGCTTGATATGGTTCATCAAACAATATCACgaggcgagcgaagaagcgagaaagaaaatctTGGAAACCCTCAGTCGGTATTACGATTTAGTGCGAGTGATAACGTTGGTCATTGCCGGAATCATTGAAAGAAAGGTAAAAATTATAAAAGCCATAAAGGCGCTCCTCCAACTCGCCAACCAAACTGTCCATGACCTTctggaaagggaagaagtgGTGCAGGCAATCGAGGATCTCTACAACTACATTAAACAACACATTCCGGAAATAGATAAACACCTCAAAGCAATTGTTGAAGCAATTAAGGGTTTGGTCGACTACGTAAAGAACCTGATCAGCCAAAAACTAGCCGAAAGATGGGAACTGATAACAGAGTTATTGAAGAACGTAGCCGACGCTACAGGAGTCACGTGTAAGGTGAAAATCGTAGCAAAGGAAGAACCTCTGGCTGGAGATCCCGGTAACGAAAAAACATGCTCAGATGCCAAGCATCCAGTGTACATCAAACTTGGCAAAGGGGAACGCGAGGCCGTATTCAAGTGTGGCGACGGCCTCACTACTCTTGAGCCATCGCAGAACACAGATAAACCAAAATTCTGTGAATCGATAGACTGCAACGATACTGCAGAACTTGAAACAACGTTCCCAGGGGCGTACTgggacgagagaaacaaaaaagCGAATATATACAGACTGGTCATTCCTACCGTGAGCAGAAAAGACACTCGGATGTATTATAAATGTAAAGGCACTTCGGATTCCGCCGACCCATGCACAGTACTGATAAACGTGAAATCTACAGAGACTGATGATgatgaggaagaggacgtgCAGGAGTGCACGGTGGGcaccgagaagaaagtcaCACTGTCCCCCACCGATACCGTGAAATTCAAGTGCAATCTCGGAACAGTTGTGCACCCTCCGTTCTCGTCGGGGTCTCCGAAAGTCTTTGACGACTCCGATGGCTCCTGCAGTGCACAGGCTAGCCTGACGTCTCTGGTAGATGCCTCGCTCACGGAAGACAGTTCACATGGCAAGTACACAATGTATACCATGAACCTGAACGCACGCCCAGCTGAGACGAAGAATCTCTGTCTCCAATGTTCCTCTGGAAAGCAGAACTGCAAAATGCGCATCCATGTACCCGGCACCGATAGCACCAGTTCAGGACCTGGGAGCTTGTCTGGGTTCCTGAGCTCTGTTGTCGGCCTTGTAGTCTGTGCGGGATTTTTTCTCGTCTATTGA